One region of Armigeres subalbatus isolate Guangzhou_Male unplaced genomic scaffold, GZ_Asu_2 Contig1797, whole genome shotgun sequence genomic DNA includes:
- the LOC134203340 gene encoding uncharacterized protein LOC134203340, with amino-acid sequence MPETRASEIEALKAELEQLRILLTVGSSSKFSIPDPIKNLSEFTGNKKELSSWLREVDELYEMFKIKGANGQPDSISSMYLRAIKNKIKGDARAVVCANGNPDTISGIKQVLLEQYGDHRDFATNVSALFNISRKDKTHLKFYNECKEINTRLKANLSSNPISEKQIIDILSVAKYLDNIGEPLASIIRQSKPQSLEEAYEAVCINQNAEIRSKPFRFHSQSKPQSQPGSSGSNNNNNYYGKTNANGNKFAYRKVHQPKPRAEHNNNEVDVDISDDEENDENVNAVQSDDSNFYDETKTTT; translated from the coding sequence ATGCCCGAAACTAGAGCCTCCGAAATCGAAGCACTTAAAGCTGAATTAGAACAGCTAAGAATTTTATTAACGGTTGGGAGTAGCAGCAAATTCTCTATTCCCGACCCAATAAAAAACTTATCGGAATTCACCGGTAATAAGAAGGAACTATCCAGCTGGCTACGTGAAGTAGATGAGCTGTACGAGATGTTCAAAATCAAAGGGGCTAACGGCCAGCCCGACTCAATTAGCTCTATGTATCttagagcaataaaaaataaaattaaagggGATGCTCGCGCGGTAGTATGCGCAAATGGCAATCCCGATACCATCAGTGGTATCAAACAGGTGCTCCTCGAGCAATATGGGGACCACCGAGACTTTGCTACTAATGTGTCAGCATTATTTAATATCAGTCGTAAAGACAAAACCCATCTTAAATTTTATAATGAATGTAAAGAGATAAATACACGATTGAAGGCGAATCTTTCATCCAACCCAATTTCAGAGAAACAAATTATAGATATATTAAGCGTTGCAAAATACCTTGACAACATAGGTGAACCCCTGGCCTCCATCATAAGGCAATCCAAACCGCAATCGTTAGAAGAAGCATACGAAGCCGTATGCATCAACCAAAATGCCGAAATCCGATCTAAGCCGTTCAGATTTCATTCACAATCTAAACCCCAGAGTCAGCCCGGTAGCAGTGGTtctaacaacaacaacaattatTATGGCAAAACTAATGCGAACGGTAATAAATTTGCGTATAGAAAAGTGCATCAACCTAAGCCCCGCGCAGAACACAACAACAACGAAGTCGACGTAGATATCAGTGACGATGAAGAAAATGATGAAAACGTGAATGCAGTGCAGAGTgatgattcaaatttttacgacGAAACGAAAACAACAACGTAA